The following proteins are co-located in the Pelecanus crispus isolate bPelCri1 chromosome 5, bPelCri1.pri, whole genome shotgun sequence genome:
- the GNG5 gene encoding guanine nucleotide-binding protein G(I)/G(S)/G(O) subunit gamma-5, whose amino-acid sequence MSGSSNVAAMKKVVQQLRLEASVTRVKVSQAAADLKQFCLQNAQHDPLLTGVSSSTNPFRPQKVCSFL is encoded by the exons ATGTCGGGCTCCTCCAACGTGGCGGCCATGAAGAAGGTGGTGCAGCAGCTGCGCCTGGAGGCCAGCGTGACTCGCGTGAAG GTTTCTCAGGCCGCAGCAGACTTGAAGCAGTTCTGCCTGCAGAATGCACAACATGATCCCCTACTGACAGGAGTATCATCAAGTACAAATCCATTCAGACCCCAGAaagtttgttcatttttgtaA